The following are encoded together in the Vibrio splendidus genome:
- the zrgA gene encoding zinc uptake protein ZrgA, with the protein MKPTILAVVIGMTVSTNVLANEEFRSHEAHVHGKVEVNIAQDGQELLVEVTAPGADVVGFEHAPETAEQKKVFEQAIAQLNKPEELFGFNNASCTLKFKSVTNTLEDDHDDHEGHDHAEGEHDDHEGHDHAEHDHDDHKDHDHAEHDHDDHKGHDHAEHDHDDHEGHDHAEHDHDDHEGHDHSEGGHGEFTVEYHYQCSDIEKLDTVNTQWFSKFSNTKSMTVNLLTDSAQIQEVLNADRISFRF; encoded by the coding sequence GAATTCCGCTCTCACGAAGCACACGTGCACGGTAAAGTTGAAGTGAACATCGCTCAAGATGGGCAAGAGCTGCTTGTTGAAGTAACAGCTCCCGGCGCTGATGTGGTTGGCTTTGAACATGCTCCAGAAACTGCCGAGCAAAAGAAAGTGTTTGAACAAGCGATTGCGCAACTGAACAAGCCAGAAGAACTATTTGGTTTCAACAATGCAAGCTGTACTTTGAAGTTCAAGTCAGTGACGAACACCCTAGAAGACGATCATGATGACCATGAAGGCCATGACCACGCTGAAGGCGAACATGACGACCACGAAGGTCATGACCACGCTGAGCACGATCATGACGACCACAAAGACCATGACCACGCGGAACACGATCATGACGACCACAAAGGCCATGACCATGCTGAGCACGATCATGATGACCACGAAGGCCATGACCATGCTGAGCACGATCATGATGACCACGAAGGCCATGACCACTCAGAAGGCGGCCACGGTGAGTTCACTGTCGAGTATCACTACCAATGTTCTGACATTGAAAAACTGGATACCGTGAATACTCAGTGGTTCTCTAAGTTCAGCAACACAAAATCAATGACTGTGAACCTGCTAACTGACAGTGCTCAAATTCAAGAAGTACTTAACGCAGATCGTATTAGTTTTCGATTCTAA
- a CDS encoding ABC transporter ATP-binding protein gives MSFDSSSLVVKLENISFRWKPELPPTLEIPSLHIQAQEHLFIKGPSGCGKSTLLGLLTGINQAEQGEVSILGQDLTQLTPRQRDKFRADHIGYIFQQFNLLPYLSVIDNVTLPCQFSKIRKQQVTESQNSLQATAQELLLRLKLPQALMDKPVTELSIGQQQRVAAARALIGQPKIIIADEPTSALDHDNREAFIELLLEQANQAGSTLIFVSHDPTLEKLFTRTIDLKTVNQAKVVV, from the coding sequence ATGTCTTTTGACAGTTCATCACTTGTGGTCAAACTCGAAAATATCAGCTTTCGTTGGAAGCCTGAATTGCCCCCAACGCTAGAGATCCCCTCACTGCATATCCAAGCCCAAGAGCACCTTTTCATCAAAGGGCCTAGTGGTTGCGGGAAATCAACATTGTTAGGGTTACTGACCGGAATCAACCAAGCTGAACAAGGCGAAGTATCTATCCTTGGCCAAGATCTCACACAGCTAACACCTCGCCAGAGAGACAAATTCAGAGCCGATCATATTGGTTATATATTCCAACAATTTAACCTGCTTCCTTACTTGTCAGTCATCGACAACGTGACGCTTCCTTGTCAGTTTTCTAAGATTCGTAAGCAGCAAGTCACTGAAAGTCAGAACAGCCTGCAAGCAACCGCTCAAGAGTTGTTGCTCAGATTAAAGCTACCTCAAGCTCTAATGGACAAGCCCGTTACCGAGTTGAGTATTGGTCAACAACAACGTGTTGCTGCCGCTCGTGCTTTGATCGGCCAACCCAAAATCATTATTGCCGACGAACCGACATCGGCTCTGGATCATGACAACCGAGAAGCCTTTATCGAACTGTTGCTAGAACAAGCGAATCAGGCGGGTTCTACCCTGATCTTTGTTAGTCACGATCCAACATTAGAAAAACTGTTCACTCGAACCATAGATTTAAAAACCGTTAACCAAGCTAAGGTTGTCGTATGA
- a CDS encoding ABC transporter permease, with product MKVITHLALKSVLNRKATAILTILTVAVSVILLLGVERVRTEAKSSFANTISGTDLIVGGRSGQVNLLLYSVFRIGNATNNIDWKSYEEFSQHNAVKWAIPISLGDSHKGFRVMGTNHSYFENYRYGSKQPLTFQQGKEFNQLFDVVIGADVAKKLDYKIGDHIILAHGISDVAFSRHDNLPFTIVGILAPTGTPVDKTVHVSLEAIEAIHVGWESGANLGHTPNAEALKQRDFQPKQITAMMVGLKSKIQTFALQREINNYRQEPLSAIMPGIALHELWGMMAVAEQALLIVSGFVVIAGLLGMLSSLLTSLQERRREMAILRAMGARPRHVFGLLISEASALTFLGITLGVAVLFALIAVVAPIVQQSYGINISISAITPHEWKLLMLVQVAGIIIGFIPAFRAYRQSLSDGMTIRI from the coding sequence ATGAAAGTAATTACTCACTTAGCCTTAAAAAGCGTACTCAACCGTAAAGCCACAGCCATTCTAACTATTCTCACTGTGGCGGTGTCAGTTATTCTATTACTCGGTGTGGAACGTGTAAGAACCGAAGCTAAGAGCAGCTTTGCGAATACGATTTCAGGTACTGACCTTATCGTCGGTGGCCGCTCTGGTCAGGTAAACCTGCTGCTTTATTCCGTATTTAGAATCGGTAATGCGACCAACAACATCGACTGGAAAAGCTATGAAGAATTTAGCCAGCACAACGCTGTAAAGTGGGCGATCCCAATCTCATTGGGTGATTCACATAAAGGCTTCCGCGTAATGGGCACGAACCATAGCTACTTCGAAAATTATCGCTATGGAAGTAAGCAACCACTTACTTTTCAGCAAGGCAAAGAGTTCAATCAGCTATTTGATGTCGTGATTGGTGCCGATGTCGCGAAGAAGTTAGATTACAAGATTGGTGATCACATCATTCTGGCGCACGGTATCAGTGATGTCGCTTTCAGTCGCCACGACAACCTGCCCTTCACCATTGTCGGAATACTCGCGCCAACCGGCACACCAGTAGATAAAACGGTGCATGTTTCGTTAGAGGCCATTGAAGCGATTCACGTTGGTTGGGAATCGGGGGCTAACCTCGGGCACACACCGAATGCTGAAGCGCTAAAGCAACGTGACTTCCAACCGAAGCAGATTACCGCGATGATGGTTGGCCTTAAATCGAAGATCCAAACCTTTGCACTGCAACGAGAAATCAATAACTACCGCCAAGAACCTTTGAGCGCCATTATGCCAGGCATTGCGCTTCACGAATTATGGGGAATGATGGCAGTAGCAGAACAAGCACTACTGATTGTTTCAGGGTTTGTTGTAATCGCGGGACTGTTAGGGATGCTGAGTAGTCTACTCACTAGCTTGCAAGAAAGACGTCGAGAGATGGCCATTCTGCGCGCGATGGGAGCAAGGCCTCGTCATGTATTTGGTTTACTGATCAGTGAAGCAAGTGCCCTAACCTTCCTCGGTATCACATTGGGTGTTGCCGTGTTGTTTGCCTTGATCGCAGTAGTTGCTCCTATTGTGCAACAAAGTTATGGTATCAACATATCGATATCCGCAATCACACCTCATGAGTGGAAACTGCTTATGTTGGTGCAAGTTGCTGGAATCATTATCGGCTTTATTCCCGCTTTCAGGGCTTACCGTCAGTCATTGTCTGATGGCATGACTATTAGAATCTAA
- a CDS encoding DUF3299 domain-containing protein, with protein sequence MQRKFLLILGLLMFPFISTAHAETTQTDESVLTLDWIDLIPESERAQLDSFGMPMVNHDSMDKPQQSTLGAVRPELNGSTVKIPGFVIPLEGDENMITEFLLVPYFGACIHVPPPPPNQIIYVKFPKGAPIQQLWDVIYLVGTLKTESISHDLAQTGYLIEGTAIEEYDDM encoded by the coding sequence ATGCAACGCAAATTCCTACTGATACTTGGGTTACTTATGTTCCCATTTATCAGCACAGCTCACGCTGAAACCACTCAGACTGACGAATCGGTATTAACACTCGATTGGATTGACTTGATTCCAGAGTCAGAGCGAGCACAACTCGACTCATTTGGCATGCCGATGGTTAACCACGACAGTATGGACAAACCTCAACAATCGACACTTGGCGCTGTTCGCCCAGAGCTGAATGGCAGCACAGTCAAAATTCCTGGCTTTGTGATTCCATTGGAAGGCGATGAAAACATGATCACTGAGTTTCTGCTGGTACCGTACTTTGGCGCATGTATCCACGTGCCACCGCCACCACCAAACCAAATCATCTACGTGAAGTTCCCTAAAGGTGCACCAATCCAGCAGTTATGGGATGTGATCTATTTAGTGGGTACGCTGAAAACTGAGTCAATAAGCCATGACTTGGCGCAAACCGGTTATCTTATTGAAGGTACTGCAATTGAAGAATATGACGACATGTAG
- a CDS encoding TIGR03899 family protein: MSETKQPVIIEHASDTQQKHEKKPHIADSASRMLHIAQSFGLDSLISHSTKPNDKAESTLIERALLREKKRRELRQKNLEQILKLAHSSCKDEAAGDPDQDWLYRFFDMAQEIHNTSMQRLWAQVLKREVTNPGSTSMKALQILKDMTPKEALTLQRAASLGCSFGSDNSRKLLLGFKSHAGIFSFGKRDTTNTINLGGHNLPYSSLLHLIELGIILGTELESGEIDFDPALHLTYQGKSMSLAPISKGVKLVYYRFSPTGNELCTLLGNKPNMQYYDQLIALLSQKFTVQTEVKSSVNYTV, encoded by the coding sequence ATGTCAGAAACTAAACAGCCAGTGATCATTGAGCATGCTAGCGATACACAGCAAAAGCATGAGAAAAAGCCTCATATTGCCGACAGTGCAAGCAGAATGCTGCACATCGCACAAAGCTTCGGCCTCGATTCCTTAATTAGTCATAGTACAAAGCCAAACGATAAAGCTGAGAGTACGCTTATCGAACGGGCACTATTAAGAGAGAAAAAACGTAGAGAGCTTCGCCAAAAGAACCTAGAACAGATTCTAAAGTTGGCACACTCTTCATGTAAGGATGAAGCGGCTGGAGACCCTGATCAGGACTGGCTATACCGTTTCTTCGATATGGCACAAGAGATCCACAATACATCGATGCAGAGGCTATGGGCTCAAGTACTGAAACGAGAAGTCACCAACCCAGGCTCGACGTCGATGAAGGCGCTTCAGATCTTAAAAGACATGACACCAAAAGAAGCACTCACCCTGCAAAGAGCCGCGTCACTGGGTTGTAGCTTTGGTAGTGATAACAGCAGAAAACTATTACTCGGCTTTAAATCCCATGCTGGAATCTTCAGCTTTGGCAAAAGAGACACCACCAACACCATCAACCTTGGTGGACACAACCTGCCCTACTCTAGTTTGCTCCACTTGATTGAGCTCGGGATTATTCTAGGAACAGAATTAGAATCTGGAGAGATTGATTTCGACCCAGCCCTACACCTGACTTATCAAGGTAAGAGCATGTCACTGGCGCCTATTTCAAAAGGGGTTAAACTGGTTTATTACCGATTCAGTCCAACAGGTAATGAGCTGTGCACCTTACTTGGCAACAAACCCAACATGCAGTATTACGACCAACTGATTGCACTATTGAGCCAGAAATTCACGGTTCAAACAGAAGTTAAAAGCAGTGTGAATTACACCGTCTAG
- the cysC gene encoding adenylyl-sulfate kinase — MTAVLKPKDENVVWHQHSIDKTFRSDLKSQKPAVLWFTGLSGSGKSTVAGALENRLAQLGYHTYLLDGDNVRHGLCSDLGFSEQDRRENIRRIGELAKLMADAGLIVLSAFISPHQAERQLVRDLLPEGEFLEVFVNTPLEVCEQRDPKGLYKKARAGEIPNFTGISSAYEAPQNPEIDLPAGEKTLDELVELCIDALEKRNILTN; from the coding sequence ATGACCGCAGTACTCAAACCAAAAGATGAGAATGTTGTGTGGCATCAACACTCGATTGATAAAACATTTCGCTCTGATCTGAAATCACAAAAGCCAGCCGTGCTCTGGTTCACGGGATTATCTGGTTCTGGGAAGTCGACAGTCGCTGGAGCATTAGAAAATCGCTTGGCACAGCTTGGTTACCATACTTACTTATTGGATGGCGATAATGTGCGTCATGGGTTATGTAGCGACCTTGGCTTCTCTGAGCAGGATCGCCGAGAGAATATTCGTCGTATTGGTGAACTTGCTAAATTGATGGCGGATGCGGGTTTGATCGTGTTGTCAGCGTTTATTTCTCCACATCAAGCGGAGAGACAGTTGGTACGTGATTTATTGCCGGAAGGTGAGTTTCTTGAGGTGTTCGTCAATACACCACTCGAGGTTTGCGAACAGCGTGATCCTAAAGGTTTGTATAAGAAAGCACGTGCTGGAGAAATCCCGAATTTTACTGGTATTAGTTCAGCTTACGAAGCGCCTCAGAATCCTGAGATAGATCTACCTGCGGGTGAGAAGACACTCGATGAACTGGTGGAGTTGTGTATTGATGCTTTAGAGAAGCGTAATATTTTAACCAACTGA
- a CDS encoding SLC13 family permease yields the protein MWQQGFVLAILLGIITCLLVTRIKPSFIFAGAAFIAFMAGMIDLSSLANNFTNSSLLTLILLILASSALEKTRLISWVSRNISEGRLGTVVAKLGISTALLSSFTNNTAVVVSLIGAIKRNQQHAPSKLLIPLSYAAILGGTLTLIGTSTNLIINSFVEDAGLPSLNFFTPTLIGLAVLVGGVLILIPLSYFLPSYDDGSQDDLPYFLEARVEPGSPLVGRSVSENNLRALRKLFLAEVIRDGKTTASIDPDFILQARDRLLFCGDVESVATLQEIQGLTLFGQHHLNGQSFVEVVVSSSASFCNKTLKTSQFRDRFDAVVVAIRRGHERLEGGLGNITLTAGDTLILVPGKRFEEQRQQHNKEFVLMNDLDSSAKLDADKSTFVLLGFASVIGLSLAEVVPIIKGLAGFLLLLVAFGVVQLGELRRRFPVDIVVIVGSALSIAQLMISSGLSERMGLMFMEAFNGWGVFGALVATYFMTLVLTELVTNNAAAALSFPIGYSMAVGYGVDPMPFIMAVLFGASASFISPYGYQTNLLVYSVGNYHLTDYLRIGIPISIVYSGLVLTLIPYFFPF from the coding sequence ATGTGGCAACAAGGATTTGTATTAGCGATTTTGCTCGGCATCATTACTTGCCTGCTCGTTACCCGTATTAAGCCAAGCTTTATCTTTGCTGGCGCGGCGTTTATTGCTTTTATGGCTGGCATGATCGATTTGTCGAGCTTAGCCAATAACTTCACTAACTCCTCGTTACTGACTTTAATTCTTCTTATCCTCGCATCAAGTGCGTTGGAGAAAACTCGCTTAATCAGTTGGGTTAGCCGTAATATCTCTGAAGGTAGGCTAGGTACCGTGGTTGCGAAGTTGGGTATTTCCACAGCGTTACTTTCTTCTTTTACTAATAACACGGCGGTGGTTGTTTCTTTGATCGGGGCGATCAAACGTAATCAACAACATGCGCCATCTAAACTGCTTATCCCTTTGTCATACGCTGCCATCTTAGGTGGAACCCTGACATTGATCGGCACCTCTACCAACTTGATCATCAATAGCTTTGTTGAAGATGCTGGACTGCCAAGCTTAAACTTTTTTACACCGACCTTGATCGGTTTAGCTGTGTTGGTCGGCGGTGTGTTGATCCTCATTCCTCTGAGCTACTTCTTACCCAGCTACGATGATGGTTCTCAAGACGATCTACCTTACTTTCTCGAGGCGCGAGTTGAGCCGGGTTCTCCTTTAGTTGGCCGCAGCGTCAGCGAGAATAACCTCAGAGCATTGAGAAAACTGTTCTTAGCGGAAGTGATTCGAGACGGTAAAACAACCGCGTCTATAGACCCTGACTTCATACTCCAAGCTCGTGATCGATTACTGTTTTGTGGTGATGTCGAGAGTGTTGCGACACTGCAAGAGATCCAAGGGCTAACTCTGTTTGGTCAGCACCACCTGAATGGCCAGAGCTTTGTTGAGGTCGTAGTCAGTTCATCGGCAAGCTTCTGTAATAAAACCCTCAAGACCAGCCAGTTTAGAGATCGCTTCGATGCGGTTGTGGTTGCCATTCGTCGTGGTCATGAACGCCTTGAAGGTGGCCTTGGAAACATCACATTAACCGCTGGCGATACCTTGATTTTGGTTCCAGGAAAACGTTTTGAAGAACAGCGTCAACAACACAATAAAGAGTTTGTGTTGATGAACGATCTAGACTCAAGCGCCAAGCTTGATGCCGATAAATCGACGTTTGTGTTGCTCGGCTTTGCCAGTGTGATTGGGTTATCGCTCGCTGAAGTCGTGCCGATTATTAAAGGGCTAGCGGGATTTTTATTATTGCTGGTGGCATTTGGTGTAGTACAACTTGGTGAGCTTCGCCGCCGTTTCCCCGTCGATATTGTCGTGATCGTTGGTTCGGCACTCTCTATTGCTCAACTGATGATTTCATCTGGGTTGTCTGAGCGAATGGGGTTGATGTTTATGGAGGCCTTTAATGGCTGGGGCGTGTTTGGAGCGCTAGTCGCGACCTATTTCATGACGTTGGTCCTAACTGAGTTGGTGACCAACAATGCGGCAGCGGCACTCTCATTCCCCATTGGCTACAGTATGGCAGTAGGCTATGGCGTCGATCCAATGCCGTTCATCATGGCGGTTCTGTTTGGTGCCAGTGCCAGTTTTATTTCGCCGTACGGCTACCAAACCAACTTACTTGTTTATAGCGTAGGTAATTACCACCTTACGGATTATCTGCGCATCGGCATCCCAATCTCGATTGTTTATTCGGGTTTGGTGCTGACCCTAATTCCTTATTTTTTCCCATTTTAA
- the cysN gene encoding sulfate adenylyltransferase subunit CysN translates to MNSAVEAELAELGIEGYLSQHQHKSMLRFLTCGSVDDGKSTLIGRLLHDTKQIYEDQLAAVHSDSQRVGTTGEKPDLALLVDGLQAEREQGITIDVAYRYFSTQKRKFIIADTPGHEQYTRNMATGASTCDLAVILIDARKGVLDQTRRHSFISNLLGLKHFIVAVNKMDLVEYSQDRFEEIRDQYLEFAENLEGETNIQILPVSALEGINVAAPSKELAWFEGPSLLEVLENVDIDQKRSAGEFRFPVQYVNRPNLDFRGFAGTVASGRVSVGDEIKALPSGKTSKVASIVTFDGELESAQAGLAVTLTLEDEIDISRGDLIVLENAQIESTNHVLADIVWMTEQPLQPGKAYDIKIAGKKTVGQVETVRHQYDINNLSTYAVDELPLNGIGLCEWSLNETIALDKYRESADTGGFIVIDRLTNVTVGAGLIRDRLDSVEQQVGNFSAFELEFNTLVRKHFPHWDAKDLSQLLKS, encoded by the coding sequence ATGAATAGTGCAGTAGAAGCCGAATTGGCTGAACTAGGGATTGAAGGTTATCTAAGTCAGCATCAGCATAAATCTATGCTTAGATTTTTAACTTGTGGCTCGGTAGATGACGGTAAAAGTACGTTAATCGGTCGCTTGCTCCATGATACAAAACAGATTTATGAAGATCAGCTAGCAGCGGTTCACTCTGATAGCCAACGAGTGGGTACCACAGGTGAGAAGCCTGATTTAGCACTGCTTGTTGATGGCTTGCAGGCTGAGCGTGAGCAAGGGATTACGATCGATGTGGCTTATCGTTACTTCTCGACTCAAAAGCGTAAATTCATTATTGCTGATACCCCAGGGCATGAGCAGTACACGCGCAACATGGCAACCGGCGCTTCAACGTGTGATCTGGCTGTGATCTTGATTGATGCTCGTAAGGGCGTTCTGGATCAAACCCGTCGTCACTCGTTTATTTCTAACCTACTTGGTTTGAAGCATTTCATCGTCGCAGTCAATAAGATGGATCTGGTGGAGTACTCGCAAGATCGTTTTGAGGAGATTCGCGATCAATATCTAGAGTTTGCTGAAAACCTAGAAGGCGAAACTAATATTCAAATTCTGCCTGTTTCCGCGCTTGAAGGCATTAACGTTGCAGCGCCAAGCAAAGAACTTGCATGGTTTGAAGGCCCGTCTCTATTAGAAGTGTTAGAGAACGTCGATATTGACCAAAAACGTTCTGCAGGTGAATTCCGATTCCCTGTTCAGTACGTAAACCGTCCTAACTTAGACTTCCGTGGTTTTGCAGGCACCGTTGCCTCTGGCCGTGTCAGTGTAGGTGATGAAATCAAGGCGCTGCCATCAGGTAAAACGTCTAAGGTGGCAAGCATTGTGACCTTTGATGGCGAACTTGAATCGGCGCAAGCGGGTTTGGCAGTAACGCTGACTCTTGAAGATGAAATCGATATCAGCCGTGGTGATTTGATTGTGCTGGAAAATGCTCAAATTGAATCAACTAACCATGTATTGGCTGACATCGTATGGATGACAGAGCAACCACTGCAACCGGGTAAAGCCTACGACATCAAAATCGCAGGCAAGAAAACCGTCGGTCAGGTTGAAACGGTTCGTCACCAATATGACATCAACAACTTGTCGACTTACGCAGTTGATGAGTTGCCACTGAATGGTATTGGTTTGTGTGAATGGTCATTGAACGAGACTATCGCGCTGGATAAATACCGTGAGAGTGCCGATACCGGTGGTTTCATCGTTATCGACCGCCTGACTAACGTGACGGTGGGTGCTGGTTTGATTCGAGACCGTTTGGACTCTGTTGAACAGCAAGTCGGTAACTTCTCTGCATTTGAACTTGAGTTCAACACATTGGTACGCAAGCACTTCCCTCATTGGGATGCCAAAGATCTAAGCCAATTACTGAAGTCATAA
- the cysD gene encoding sulfate adenylyltransferase subunit CysD gives MDQERLTHLKQLEAESIHIIREVAAEFDNPVMMYSIGKDSSVMLHLARKAFYPGKIPFPLLHVDTDWKFREMIEFRDRTAKKYGFDLLVHKNPEGIEMGCSPFVHGSSKHTDIMKTQGLKQALNKYGFDAAFGGARRDEEKSRAKERVYSFRDKNHTWDPKNQRPELWHTYNGQVNKGESIRVFPLSNWTELDIWQYIYLESIDIVPLYLSDKRPVVERDGMLIMVDDDRMELQEGEVIEEKSVRFRTLGCYPLTGAVESEANTLTGIIEEMLVATSSERQGRAIDHDQSGSMELKKRQGYF, from the coding sequence ATGGACCAAGAACGTTTAACCCACCTAAAACAGCTCGAAGCGGAAAGTATTCATATTATCCGTGAAGTAGCGGCTGAGTTTGATAACCCAGTGATGATGTACTCCATCGGAAAAGATTCTTCTGTGATGCTTCATTTAGCTCGCAAAGCGTTTTATCCAGGCAAAATTCCATTCCCGCTATTGCATGTAGATACGGATTGGAAATTCCGCGAGATGATTGAGTTTCGTGACCGTACGGCTAAAAAGTACGGCTTCGACCTTTTAGTACATAAGAACCCAGAAGGTATTGAGATGGGTTGTAGCCCATTTGTACATGGTTCTTCGAAGCACACTGACATCATGAAAACACAGGGCCTTAAGCAGGCGTTAAACAAGTATGGGTTCGATGCGGCTTTTGGTGGTGCGCGTCGTGATGAAGAAAAATCTCGTGCGAAAGAACGTGTTTACTCTTTCCGCGATAAGAACCATACGTGGGATCCAAAAAACCAGCGTCCAGAGCTTTGGCACACCTACAACGGTCAGGTTAATAAGGGCGAAAGCATTCGTGTCTTCCCGCTATCTAATTGGACTGAGCTCGATATCTGGCAATACATCTACCTAGAGAGTATCGATATTGTTCCACTTTACCTTTCTGATAAACGCCCAGTTGTTGAGCGTGATGGCATGCTGATCATGGTTGATGATGACCGTATGGAGCTGCAAGAAGGTGAAGTGATTGAAGAGAAAAGCGTTCGTTTTCGTACTTTAGGCTGTTACCCATTAACCGGAGCGGTTGAATCTGAGGCGAATACGCTAACGGGCATTATTGAAGAAATGCTGGTGGCGACGTCTAGTGAGCGTCAAGGTCGAGCGATTGACCATGATCAGTCTGGCTCTATGGAGCTGAAAAAGCGCCAAGGTTATTTCTAA
- a CDS encoding bifunctional 2',3'-cyclic-nucleotide 2'-phosphodiesterase/3'-nucleotidase: MKVAMKPLSLAVLAGLGLTLAGCTTTPDTDEVIKLRVVETTDIHTNLMDYDYYKDKPSKKIGLARTATLVKEAQSEVTNSVLVDNGDLLQGSPMGDYMADKGIEAGEVHPAYKAMNQLSYDAANLGNHEFNYGLEFLEESINDADFPYISANVYDAETKEHYFTPYIIKTHTFEDTAGVEHEVKVGYIGFVPPQIMTWDKKNLEGKVIARDIIETANELVPQMKAEGAEVIVAIPHSGVSTDPYKNGEENSTFYLSEVDGIDAIAFGHSHAVFPGKGFDDIQGIDNETGTMNGVAAVMPGRWGSHVGVMDLTLAQKDGKWEVVKGQSEARPIYDKIEKKSLAAADEGIVTALEKDHAGTREFVNQPIGKADDVMYSFLSLVQDDPTVQIVNLAQKDYVEQFIQGDPDLDGTPVLSAAAPFKAGGRKNDPANFTEVESGQLTFRNAADLYLYPNTLVAMKVTGHEVKEWLECSAGQFNQVDVNSTAPQQLIEWDNFRTYNFDVIDGVDYQIDVTQPAKYDANCKVVNPDSQRIVGLTYQGKPIDMKQDFLIATNNYRAYSAKFPGTGEDFIAFDAPDENRTVLANYISRVSKEQGQVSPSADNNWSFAPIKTDNKLDIRFETSPSDKAAEFIKEKGQYPMKRVATDDVGFAVYQIDLTK, encoded by the coding sequence ATGAAAGTTGCAATGAAACCTTTGTCATTGGCTGTACTTGCGGGTCTTGGTTTGACTTTAGCAGGCTGCACAACAACACCAGATACCGATGAAGTGATTAAATTACGTGTCGTAGAAACGACGGATATCCATACCAATCTAATGGATTACGACTACTACAAAGACAAGCCATCGAAAAAAATTGGCTTAGCACGTACTGCAACTTTAGTAAAAGAAGCTCAAAGCGAAGTAACCAACAGCGTTTTAGTTGATAACGGTGACTTGCTACAAGGTAGCCCAATGGGTGACTACATGGCAGACAAAGGCATCGAAGCGGGCGAAGTTCACCCTGCATACAAAGCTATGAACCAACTAAGCTACGACGCTGCAAACCTAGGTAACCACGAATTCAACTACGGTCTTGAGTTCCTAGAAGAATCTATCAACGACGCTGACTTCCCGTACATCAGTGCTAACGTTTACGACGCAGAAACCAAAGAACACTACTTCACGCCTTACATCATCAAGACGCACACGTTCGAAGATACTGCTGGCGTAGAGCACGAAGTAAAAGTGGGTTACATCGGTTTTGTTCCACCACAAATCATGACGTGGGATAAGAAGAACCTTGAAGGTAAAGTGATCGCTCGCGACATCATTGAGACGGCTAACGAGCTAGTGCCTCAAATGAAAGCGGAAGGCGCTGAAGTTATCGTTGCTATCCCTCACTCAGGCGTATCAACTGACCCATACAAAAATGGCGAAGAAAACTCAACGTTCTACCTATCTGAAGTAGACGGCATCGATGCGATCGCATTCGGCCACTCTCACGCAGTTTTCCCAGGTAAAGGTTTTGATGACATTCAAGGCATCGACAACGAAACGGGCACCATGAACGGCGTTGCAGCAGTAATGCCTGGTCGTTGGGGTAGCCACGTTGGTGTTATGGATCTAACACTTGCACAAAAAGACGGTAAGTGGGAAGTGGTTAAAGGCCAATCAGAAGCGCGCCCTATCTACGACAAAATCGAGAAGAAATCGCTTGCTGCAGCTGATGAAGGCATCGTAACAGCACTAGAAAAAGACCACGCTGGTACTCGTGAGTTTGTTAACCAACCGATTGGTAAAGCAGACGATGTGATGTACAGCTTCTTGTCTCTAGTACAAGACGATCCAACAGTTCAAATCGTTAACCTTGCACAGAAAGATTACGTTGAACAGTTCATCCAAGGTGACCCTGACCTAGACGGTACACCAGTACTTTCAGCGGCTGCACCATTCAAGGCCGGCGGCCGTAAGAATGACCCAGCGAACTTCACTGAGGTTGAATCTGGTCAACTGACATTCCGTAACGCAGCTGACTTGTACCTTTACCCGAACACGCTAGTTGCGATGAAGGTAACAGGTCACGAAGTAAAAGAGTGGCTTGAGTGTTCTGCAGGTCAGTTCAACCAAGTGGATGTTAACTCAACAGCACCACAACAATTGATCGAGTGGGATAACTTCCGCACTTACAACTTCGATGTTATCGATGGTGTTGATTACCAAATCGACGTAACTCAACCTGCGAAATACGATGCAAACTGTAAAGTCGTTAACCCTGACTCACAACGTATTGTTGGCCTAACTTACCAAGGTAAGCCAATCGACATGAAGCAAGACTTCCTGATTGCCACCAACAACTACCGTGCATACAGCGCTAAATTCCCAGGTACAGGCGAAGACTTCATCGCATTTGATGCACCAGATGAGAACCGTACTGTTCTTGCAAACTACATCTCTCGCGTAAGCAAAGAGCAAGGTCAAGTGAGCCCAAGCGCGGATAACAATTGGTCATTTGCGCCAATCAAAACAGATAACAAGCTAGATATCCGCTTTGAAACATCTCCAAGCGACAAAGCAGCAGAGTTCATTAAAGAGAAGGGTCAATACCCGATGAAACGTGTTGCGACTGACGATGTTGGTTTTGCTGTTTACCAGATTGACCTAACTAAATAG